One genomic window of Serinus canaria isolate serCan28SL12 chromosome 4, serCan2020, whole genome shotgun sequence includes the following:
- the HELQ gene encoding helicase POLQ-like isoform X1 — MAEPRLAVRRKSRSSSERKRSRAPVQPVAASSPVARKRPSSGGEGPPAEVLCSNDSEEDMFGGCDSFYGNDSLIAQVDDIDHKYLQDKNMDVEAAGEIESSQVQSGVHQKEEDNFFASQNVVVLNSDKEGGACQMRDSDTADGNQKLTESILDDLPLSQLLYFEKMDELFSPSRTSPLSKGRDECVNSFSDKIRDPLSFYTGVEHRNRPIDSSSLSNCVLFKSESLKDHLKSAMTGNARAQTLQVSKTKQLKEAVLSEEIFVARKAIESSSLDIGPFYGLPSKVKDLFRQLRGIETLYGSVTNEWQHDCLMLESLQQRKNLIYSLPTGGGKTLVAEIIILQELLCRQKDVLMILPYVAIVQEKVRGLSSFGIELGFLVEEYAGSKGRFPPIKRRVKKSLYIATIEKGHALVNSLIETERIYDLGLVVVDELHMLGAGSRGAVLEITLAKILYTSKKTQIIGMSATLNNVGDLQKFLQAEYYTNNFRPVELKEYIKIRDTIYAVDSKTQNGFAFSRLLNFKYSSNLEKADPDHIIALVTEVIPKYSCLIFCPTRKNCENVASMVCKYLKKEFRAHKGKEKQDLIENLKGIGNGTVCPLLKQTIPFGIAYHHSGLTNDERKSIEEAYSAGVLCLLACTATLAAGVNLPARRVILRAPYVGNDFLKKNQYKQMTGRAGRAGIDSAGESILIVQEKDKHLVQDLVHSPLDNCYSNLLLELTKGIQSLLLSLVGLKIAVTHEEVDNFMSCTLLGVQQQLLSKEKSLSEIIKDGLENLIEKGLLKGRITEKDHNSKSALTITPLGKATYKGSIDLAYCNILYRELKKGLEGLVLESNLHLLYLSTPYDMTSTCSPDWMIYLRQFNQLSAAEQKVADIVGVPESFITKKASGQAVRKNVDNAVVNRFYLTFVLYSLLKETNIWSVSEKFNLSRGYVQNLLNSAASFASCLLHFCEELEEFWVYKALLIELTKQLTYCVKTELIPLMEVAGVLEARAKQLYNAGYKTLAHLANANPETLVRMIEHLSRRQAKQIISSAKMLLSEKAEALQEEVEELLKVPRDIPGTR, encoded by the exons ATGGCGGAGCCTAGGCTCGCCGTGCGGAGGAAGAGCCGTTCCAGTTCGGAGCGCAAGCGGAGCCGGGCCCCAGTGCAGCCCGTTGCTGCTAGCTCGCCGGTGGCTCGCAAGAGACCGAGCTCTGGTGGCGAGGGGCCTCCAGCGGAAGTCCTG TGCAGTAATGATAGCGAGGAGGATATGTTCGGTGGCTGTGACAGCTTTTATGGAAACGATTCATTGATCGCTCAAGTGGATGATATTGACCACAAATACCTGCAGGATAAAAATATGGATGtggaagcagctggagagaTTGAAAGTTCCCAAGTACAATCAGGAGTTCACCAGAAAGAGGAAGATAACTTCTTTGCTTCACAAAATGTGGTGGTCCTTAACAGTGACAAAGAGGGGGGTGCCTGCCAAATGCgtgacagtgacacagctgatggCAATCAAAAATTAACTGAGTCTATTTTAGATGACTTGCCATTGTCGCAacttttgtattttgaaaaaatggatgaacttttttctccttctagAACATCTCCACTCTCAAAAGGAAGAGATGAATGCGTGAATTCTTTCTCAGACAAAATCAGAGACCCATTGTCTTTTTATACTGGTGTTGAACACCGGAACAGACCTATTGATTCTTCTTCACTCTCCaactgtgttttatttaaatctgaAAGTCTCAAAGATCACCTGAAAAGTGCTATGACTGGGAATGCCAGAGCCCAAACTCTGCAGGTCTCCAAGACCAAGCAGCTCAAAGAAGCTGTTTTATCTGAAGAGATTTTTGTGGCTAGGAAAGCTATTGAATCTTCTTCTCTTGATATAGGCCCTTTTTATGGATTACCTAGCAAGGTTAAAGATTTATTCAGACAACTTCGAGGGATTGAAACACTTTATGGTAGTGTAACCAATG agtGGCAGCATGATTGCTTGATGTTAGAATCCCTACAGCAAAGGAAGAACTTGATATACTCATTGCCAACTGGTGGTGGAAAAACTCTTGTAGCTGAAATAATAATTCTCCAAGAATTACTCTGCAGGCAGAAGGATGTTCTGATGATCCTGCCATATGTTGCCATTGTCCAAGAAAAG gTTAGGGGTTTATCGAGTTTTGGGATAGAATTGGGTTTCCTGGTTGAAGAATATGCAGGAAGTAAAGGAAGATTTCCACCAATTaaaagaagagtaaaaaaatctctttatatTGCTACTATAGAAAAAGGACATGCTCTGGTGAACTCCTTAATTGAAACAGAAAGAATCTATGACCTCGGCCTGGTTGTGGTAGATGAG ctgcaTATGCTCGGAGCGGGAAGTCGTGGAGCAGTACTGGAAATTACTCTGGCGAAAATTCTTTACACCAGTA aaaagaCACAGATCATTGGCATGAGTGCAACGTTAAATAATGTTGGAGACCTGCAGAAGTTCCTGCAAGCAGAGTACTACACTAATAATTTTAGACCG GTAGAATTAAAGGAATACATAAAGATACGAGACACCATTTATGCAGTtgacagcaaaacacaaaatggCTTTGCTTTTTCACGTCTCCTTAATTTCAAG TATTCTAGTAATCTGGAGAAAGCAGATCCTGACCACATAATTGCGCTGGTTACTGAAGTTATTCCTAAATATTCCTGCCTGATCTTTTGTCCCACTAGAAAGAATTGTGAAAATGTGGCTTCAATGGTGTGCAAGTACCTCAAGAA GGAATTTAGAGCTCacaaggggaaagaaaaacaagatcTCATCGAGAACCTAAAGGGTATTGGAAATGGAACTGTCTGTCCTCTTTTGAAGCAAACAATCCCTTTTGGTATTGCCTATCACCATAGTGGGCTTAcaaatgatgaaagaaaaagcatagAGGAAGCTTATTCTGCAGGTGTCCTGTGTCTGCTTGCTTGCACAGCCACCCTAGCTGCTGGAGTGAACCTACCAGCTAGAAG GGTGATTCTCAGAGCTCCTTATGTTGGCAATGACTTCCTGAAGAAGAACCAGTATAAACAAATGACTGGCAGAGCTGGTCGAGCTGGTATTGACAGTGCTGGAGAAAGTATTCTCATAGTGCAAGAAAAAGACAAACACTTG GTTCAGGATTTAGTTCACAGTCCTTTGGACAATTGCTACAGCAATCTTCTGCTGGAGTTGACCAAGGGAATCCAGAGCCTGTTGTTATCTTTGGTTGGACTGAAG ATAGCAGTTACCCATGAGGAAGTGGACAATTTTATGTCCTGTACACTGCTGGGcgttcagcagcagctgctgtctaAAGAGAAGAGCCTCTCAGAGATAATTAAAGATGGGCTGGAAAATCTAATAGAAAAAGGACTCCTAAAAGGAAGAATAACTGAGAAGGACCACAATTCCAAATCTGCACTGACAATCACACCCTTGGGTAAAGCTACATATAAGG GCTCAATAGACTTGGCATACTGCAATATTCTGTACAGAGAATTGAAAAAGGGTTTAGAGGGGCTGGTTCTTGAGAGCAATCTTCATCTCCTATATCTGTCAACTCCCTATGATATGACTTCTACTTGTAGCCCAGATTGGATGATATACTTGAGACAG ttcaaCCAGCTAAGTGCAGCAGAGCAAAAAGTAGCAGATATTGTGGGAGTACCTGAAAGCTTTATTACAAAAAAGGCTTCTGGTCAAGCTGTCAGAAAG AATGTGGACAATGCTGTGGTGAACAGGTTCTACCTGACATTTGTCCTTTATTCACTACTGAAAGAGACCAATATATGGAGTGTTtcagagaaatttaatttgtcCCGGGGATATGTGCAGAATCTCCTCAATTCTGCTGCCTCCTTTGCATCCTGCCTTCTACATTTCTGTGAG GAATTGGAAGAATTCTGGGTTTATAAAGCCTTGCTGATAGAGCTTACCAAGCAGTTGACATACTGTGTTAAGACAGAACTCATCCCTCTGATGGAGGTAGCAGGGGTTCTAGAG GCACGAGCAAAACAGCTTTACAACGCAGGGTACAAAACGTTAGCACACTTGGCTAATGCAAATCCAGAAACTTTGGTGAGGATGATTGAGCACTTGTCACGACGTCAAGccaaacaaataatttcatctGCAAAG ATGCTGCTGAGTGAAAAAGCTGAGGCTTTACAGGAAGAAGTCGAAGAACTCTTAAAAGTGCCAAGGGATATCCCAGGGACCCGCTGA
- the HELQ gene encoding helicase POLQ-like isoform X2, translating to MAEPRLAVRRKSRSSSERKRSRAPVQPVAASSPVARKRPSSGGEGPPAEVLCSNDSEEDMFGGCDSFYGNDSLIAQVDDIDHKYLQDKNMDVEAAGEIESSQVQSGVHQKEEDNFFASQNVVVLNSDKEGGACQMRDSDTADGNQKLTESILDDLPLSQLLYFEKMDELFSPSRTSPLSKGRDECVNSFSDKIRDPLSFYTGVEHRNRPIDSSSLSNCVLFKSESLKDHLKSAMTGNARAQTLQVSKTKQLKEAVLSEEIFVARKAIESSSLDIGPFYGLPSKVKDLFRQLRGIETLYEWQHDCLMLESLQQRKNLIYSLPTGGGKTLVAEIIILQELLCRQKDVLMILPYVAIVQEKVRGLSSFGIELGFLVEEYAGSKGRFPPIKRRVKKSLYIATIEKGHALVNSLIETERIYDLGLVVVDELHMLGAGSRGAVLEITLAKILYTSKKTQIIGMSATLNNVGDLQKFLQAEYYTNNFRPVELKEYIKIRDTIYAVDSKTQNGFAFSRLLNFKYSSNLEKADPDHIIALVTEVIPKYSCLIFCPTRKNCENVASMVCKYLKKEFRAHKGKEKQDLIENLKGIGNGTVCPLLKQTIPFGIAYHHSGLTNDERKSIEEAYSAGVLCLLACTATLAAGVNLPARRVILRAPYVGNDFLKKNQYKQMTGRAGRAGIDSAGESILIVQEKDKHLVQDLVHSPLDNCYSNLLLELTKGIQSLLLSLVGLKIAVTHEEVDNFMSCTLLGVQQQLLSKEKSLSEIIKDGLENLIEKGLLKGRITEKDHNSKSALTITPLGKATYKGSIDLAYCNILYRELKKGLEGLVLESNLHLLYLSTPYDMTSTCSPDWMIYLRQFNQLSAAEQKVADIVGVPESFITKKASGQAVRKNVDNAVVNRFYLTFVLYSLLKETNIWSVSEKFNLSRGYVQNLLNSAASFASCLLHFCEELEEFWVYKALLIELTKQLTYCVKTELIPLMEVAGVLEARAKQLYNAGYKTLAHLANANPETLVRMIEHLSRRQAKQIISSAKMLLSEKAEALQEEVEELLKVPRDIPGTR from the exons ATGGCGGAGCCTAGGCTCGCCGTGCGGAGGAAGAGCCGTTCCAGTTCGGAGCGCAAGCGGAGCCGGGCCCCAGTGCAGCCCGTTGCTGCTAGCTCGCCGGTGGCTCGCAAGAGACCGAGCTCTGGTGGCGAGGGGCCTCCAGCGGAAGTCCTG TGCAGTAATGATAGCGAGGAGGATATGTTCGGTGGCTGTGACAGCTTTTATGGAAACGATTCATTGATCGCTCAAGTGGATGATATTGACCACAAATACCTGCAGGATAAAAATATGGATGtggaagcagctggagagaTTGAAAGTTCCCAAGTACAATCAGGAGTTCACCAGAAAGAGGAAGATAACTTCTTTGCTTCACAAAATGTGGTGGTCCTTAACAGTGACAAAGAGGGGGGTGCCTGCCAAATGCgtgacagtgacacagctgatggCAATCAAAAATTAACTGAGTCTATTTTAGATGACTTGCCATTGTCGCAacttttgtattttgaaaaaatggatgaacttttttctccttctagAACATCTCCACTCTCAAAAGGAAGAGATGAATGCGTGAATTCTTTCTCAGACAAAATCAGAGACCCATTGTCTTTTTATACTGGTGTTGAACACCGGAACAGACCTATTGATTCTTCTTCACTCTCCaactgtgttttatttaaatctgaAAGTCTCAAAGATCACCTGAAAAGTGCTATGACTGGGAATGCCAGAGCCCAAACTCTGCAGGTCTCCAAGACCAAGCAGCTCAAAGAAGCTGTTTTATCTGAAGAGATTTTTGTGGCTAGGAAAGCTATTGAATCTTCTTCTCTTGATATAGGCCCTTTTTATGGATTACCTAGCAAGGTTAAAGATTTATTCAGACAACTTCGAGGGATTGAAACACTTTATG agtGGCAGCATGATTGCTTGATGTTAGAATCCCTACAGCAAAGGAAGAACTTGATATACTCATTGCCAACTGGTGGTGGAAAAACTCTTGTAGCTGAAATAATAATTCTCCAAGAATTACTCTGCAGGCAGAAGGATGTTCTGATGATCCTGCCATATGTTGCCATTGTCCAAGAAAAG gTTAGGGGTTTATCGAGTTTTGGGATAGAATTGGGTTTCCTGGTTGAAGAATATGCAGGAAGTAAAGGAAGATTTCCACCAATTaaaagaagagtaaaaaaatctctttatatTGCTACTATAGAAAAAGGACATGCTCTGGTGAACTCCTTAATTGAAACAGAAAGAATCTATGACCTCGGCCTGGTTGTGGTAGATGAG ctgcaTATGCTCGGAGCGGGAAGTCGTGGAGCAGTACTGGAAATTACTCTGGCGAAAATTCTTTACACCAGTA aaaagaCACAGATCATTGGCATGAGTGCAACGTTAAATAATGTTGGAGACCTGCAGAAGTTCCTGCAAGCAGAGTACTACACTAATAATTTTAGACCG GTAGAATTAAAGGAATACATAAAGATACGAGACACCATTTATGCAGTtgacagcaaaacacaaaatggCTTTGCTTTTTCACGTCTCCTTAATTTCAAG TATTCTAGTAATCTGGAGAAAGCAGATCCTGACCACATAATTGCGCTGGTTACTGAAGTTATTCCTAAATATTCCTGCCTGATCTTTTGTCCCACTAGAAAGAATTGTGAAAATGTGGCTTCAATGGTGTGCAAGTACCTCAAGAA GGAATTTAGAGCTCacaaggggaaagaaaaacaagatcTCATCGAGAACCTAAAGGGTATTGGAAATGGAACTGTCTGTCCTCTTTTGAAGCAAACAATCCCTTTTGGTATTGCCTATCACCATAGTGGGCTTAcaaatgatgaaagaaaaagcatagAGGAAGCTTATTCTGCAGGTGTCCTGTGTCTGCTTGCTTGCACAGCCACCCTAGCTGCTGGAGTGAACCTACCAGCTAGAAG GGTGATTCTCAGAGCTCCTTATGTTGGCAATGACTTCCTGAAGAAGAACCAGTATAAACAAATGACTGGCAGAGCTGGTCGAGCTGGTATTGACAGTGCTGGAGAAAGTATTCTCATAGTGCAAGAAAAAGACAAACACTTG GTTCAGGATTTAGTTCACAGTCCTTTGGACAATTGCTACAGCAATCTTCTGCTGGAGTTGACCAAGGGAATCCAGAGCCTGTTGTTATCTTTGGTTGGACTGAAG ATAGCAGTTACCCATGAGGAAGTGGACAATTTTATGTCCTGTACACTGCTGGGcgttcagcagcagctgctgtctaAAGAGAAGAGCCTCTCAGAGATAATTAAAGATGGGCTGGAAAATCTAATAGAAAAAGGACTCCTAAAAGGAAGAATAACTGAGAAGGACCACAATTCCAAATCTGCACTGACAATCACACCCTTGGGTAAAGCTACATATAAGG GCTCAATAGACTTGGCATACTGCAATATTCTGTACAGAGAATTGAAAAAGGGTTTAGAGGGGCTGGTTCTTGAGAGCAATCTTCATCTCCTATATCTGTCAACTCCCTATGATATGACTTCTACTTGTAGCCCAGATTGGATGATATACTTGAGACAG ttcaaCCAGCTAAGTGCAGCAGAGCAAAAAGTAGCAGATATTGTGGGAGTACCTGAAAGCTTTATTACAAAAAAGGCTTCTGGTCAAGCTGTCAGAAAG AATGTGGACAATGCTGTGGTGAACAGGTTCTACCTGACATTTGTCCTTTATTCACTACTGAAAGAGACCAATATATGGAGTGTTtcagagaaatttaatttgtcCCGGGGATATGTGCAGAATCTCCTCAATTCTGCTGCCTCCTTTGCATCCTGCCTTCTACATTTCTGTGAG GAATTGGAAGAATTCTGGGTTTATAAAGCCTTGCTGATAGAGCTTACCAAGCAGTTGACATACTGTGTTAAGACAGAACTCATCCCTCTGATGGAGGTAGCAGGGGTTCTAGAG GCACGAGCAAAACAGCTTTACAACGCAGGGTACAAAACGTTAGCACACTTGGCTAATGCAAATCCAGAAACTTTGGTGAGGATGATTGAGCACTTGTCACGACGTCAAGccaaacaaataatttcatctGCAAAG ATGCTGCTGAGTGAAAAAGCTGAGGCTTTACAGGAAGAAGTCGAAGAACTCTTAAAAGTGCCAAGGGATATCCCAGGGACCCGCTGA
- the HELQ gene encoding helicase POLQ-like isoform X3 — protein sequence MAEPRLAVRRKSRSSSERKRSRAPVQPVAASSPVARKRPSSGGEGPPAEVLCSNDSEEDMFGGCDSFYGNDSLIAQVDDIDHKYLQDKNMDVEAAGEIESSQVQSGVHQKEEDNFFASQNVVVLNSDKEGGACQMRDSDTADGNQKLTESILDDLPLSQLLYFEKMDELFSPSRTSPLSKGRDECVNSFSDKIRDPLSFYTGVEHRNRPIDSSSLSNCVLFKSESLKDHLKSAMTGNARAQTLQVSKTKQLKEAVLSEEIFVARKAIESSSLDIGPFYGLPSKVKDLFRQLRGIETLYGSVTNEWQHDCLMLESLQQRKNLIYSLPTGGGKTLVAEIIILQELLCRQKDVLMILPYVAIVQEKVRGLSSFGIELGFLVEEYAGSKGRFPPIKRRVKKSLYIATIEKGHALVNSLIETERIYDLGLVVVDELHMLGAGSRGAVLEITLAKILYTSKKTQIIGMSATLNNVGDLQKFLQAEYYTNNFRPVELKEYIKIRDTIYAVDSKTQNGFAFSRLLNFKYSSNLEKADPDHIIALVTEVIPKYSCLIFCPTRKNCENVASMVCKYLKKEFRAHKGKEKQDLIENLKGIGNGTVCPLLKQTIPFGIAYHHSGLTNDERKSIEEAYSAGVLCLLACTATLAAGVNLPARRVILRAPYVGNDFLKKNQYKQMTGRAGRAGIDSAGESILIVQEKDKHLVQDLVHSPLDNCYSNLLLELTKGIQSLLLSLVGLKIAVTHEEVDNFMSCTLLGVQQQLLSKEKSLSEIIKDGLENLIEKGLLKGRITEKDHNSKSALTITPLGKATYKGSIDLAYCNILYRELKKGLEGLVLESNLHLLYLSTPYDMTSTCSPDWMIYLRQFNQLSAAEQKVADIVGVPESFITKKASGQAVRKNVDNAVVNRFYLTFVLYSLLKETNIWSVSEKFNLSRGYVQNLLNSAASFASCLLHFCEELEEFWVYKALLIELTKQLTYCVKTELIPLMEVAGVLEARAKQLYNAGYKTLAHLANANPETLVRMIEHLSRRQAKQIISSAKGL from the exons ATGGCGGAGCCTAGGCTCGCCGTGCGGAGGAAGAGCCGTTCCAGTTCGGAGCGCAAGCGGAGCCGGGCCCCAGTGCAGCCCGTTGCTGCTAGCTCGCCGGTGGCTCGCAAGAGACCGAGCTCTGGTGGCGAGGGGCCTCCAGCGGAAGTCCTG TGCAGTAATGATAGCGAGGAGGATATGTTCGGTGGCTGTGACAGCTTTTATGGAAACGATTCATTGATCGCTCAAGTGGATGATATTGACCACAAATACCTGCAGGATAAAAATATGGATGtggaagcagctggagagaTTGAAAGTTCCCAAGTACAATCAGGAGTTCACCAGAAAGAGGAAGATAACTTCTTTGCTTCACAAAATGTGGTGGTCCTTAACAGTGACAAAGAGGGGGGTGCCTGCCAAATGCgtgacagtgacacagctgatggCAATCAAAAATTAACTGAGTCTATTTTAGATGACTTGCCATTGTCGCAacttttgtattttgaaaaaatggatgaacttttttctccttctagAACATCTCCACTCTCAAAAGGAAGAGATGAATGCGTGAATTCTTTCTCAGACAAAATCAGAGACCCATTGTCTTTTTATACTGGTGTTGAACACCGGAACAGACCTATTGATTCTTCTTCACTCTCCaactgtgttttatttaaatctgaAAGTCTCAAAGATCACCTGAAAAGTGCTATGACTGGGAATGCCAGAGCCCAAACTCTGCAGGTCTCCAAGACCAAGCAGCTCAAAGAAGCTGTTTTATCTGAAGAGATTTTTGTGGCTAGGAAAGCTATTGAATCTTCTTCTCTTGATATAGGCCCTTTTTATGGATTACCTAGCAAGGTTAAAGATTTATTCAGACAACTTCGAGGGATTGAAACACTTTATGGTAGTGTAACCAATG agtGGCAGCATGATTGCTTGATGTTAGAATCCCTACAGCAAAGGAAGAACTTGATATACTCATTGCCAACTGGTGGTGGAAAAACTCTTGTAGCTGAAATAATAATTCTCCAAGAATTACTCTGCAGGCAGAAGGATGTTCTGATGATCCTGCCATATGTTGCCATTGTCCAAGAAAAG gTTAGGGGTTTATCGAGTTTTGGGATAGAATTGGGTTTCCTGGTTGAAGAATATGCAGGAAGTAAAGGAAGATTTCCACCAATTaaaagaagagtaaaaaaatctctttatatTGCTACTATAGAAAAAGGACATGCTCTGGTGAACTCCTTAATTGAAACAGAAAGAATCTATGACCTCGGCCTGGTTGTGGTAGATGAG ctgcaTATGCTCGGAGCGGGAAGTCGTGGAGCAGTACTGGAAATTACTCTGGCGAAAATTCTTTACACCAGTA aaaagaCACAGATCATTGGCATGAGTGCAACGTTAAATAATGTTGGAGACCTGCAGAAGTTCCTGCAAGCAGAGTACTACACTAATAATTTTAGACCG GTAGAATTAAAGGAATACATAAAGATACGAGACACCATTTATGCAGTtgacagcaaaacacaaaatggCTTTGCTTTTTCACGTCTCCTTAATTTCAAG TATTCTAGTAATCTGGAGAAAGCAGATCCTGACCACATAATTGCGCTGGTTACTGAAGTTATTCCTAAATATTCCTGCCTGATCTTTTGTCCCACTAGAAAGAATTGTGAAAATGTGGCTTCAATGGTGTGCAAGTACCTCAAGAA GGAATTTAGAGCTCacaaggggaaagaaaaacaagatcTCATCGAGAACCTAAAGGGTATTGGAAATGGAACTGTCTGTCCTCTTTTGAAGCAAACAATCCCTTTTGGTATTGCCTATCACCATAGTGGGCTTAcaaatgatgaaagaaaaagcatagAGGAAGCTTATTCTGCAGGTGTCCTGTGTCTGCTTGCTTGCACAGCCACCCTAGCTGCTGGAGTGAACCTACCAGCTAGAAG GGTGATTCTCAGAGCTCCTTATGTTGGCAATGACTTCCTGAAGAAGAACCAGTATAAACAAATGACTGGCAGAGCTGGTCGAGCTGGTATTGACAGTGCTGGAGAAAGTATTCTCATAGTGCAAGAAAAAGACAAACACTTG GTTCAGGATTTAGTTCACAGTCCTTTGGACAATTGCTACAGCAATCTTCTGCTGGAGTTGACCAAGGGAATCCAGAGCCTGTTGTTATCTTTGGTTGGACTGAAG ATAGCAGTTACCCATGAGGAAGTGGACAATTTTATGTCCTGTACACTGCTGGGcgttcagcagcagctgctgtctaAAGAGAAGAGCCTCTCAGAGATAATTAAAGATGGGCTGGAAAATCTAATAGAAAAAGGACTCCTAAAAGGAAGAATAACTGAGAAGGACCACAATTCCAAATCTGCACTGACAATCACACCCTTGGGTAAAGCTACATATAAGG GCTCAATAGACTTGGCATACTGCAATATTCTGTACAGAGAATTGAAAAAGGGTTTAGAGGGGCTGGTTCTTGAGAGCAATCTTCATCTCCTATATCTGTCAACTCCCTATGATATGACTTCTACTTGTAGCCCAGATTGGATGATATACTTGAGACAG ttcaaCCAGCTAAGTGCAGCAGAGCAAAAAGTAGCAGATATTGTGGGAGTACCTGAAAGCTTTATTACAAAAAAGGCTTCTGGTCAAGCTGTCAGAAAG AATGTGGACAATGCTGTGGTGAACAGGTTCTACCTGACATTTGTCCTTTATTCACTACTGAAAGAGACCAATATATGGAGTGTTtcagagaaatttaatttgtcCCGGGGATATGTGCAGAATCTCCTCAATTCTGCTGCCTCCTTTGCATCCTGCCTTCTACATTTCTGTGAG GAATTGGAAGAATTCTGGGTTTATAAAGCCTTGCTGATAGAGCTTACCAAGCAGTTGACATACTGTGTTAAGACAGAACTCATCCCTCTGATGGAGGTAGCAGGGGTTCTAGAG GCACGAGCAAAACAGCTTTACAACGCAGGGTACAAAACGTTAGCACACTTGGCTAATGCAAATCCAGAAACTTTGGTGAGGATGATTGAGCACTTGTCACGACGTCAAGccaaacaaataatttcatctGCAAAG GGTCTGTAA
- the MRPS18C gene encoding 28S ribosomal protein S18c, mitochondrial produces MAAQAVAPRRPWPRLVLAKLWARPRRLHHEGQPEGQPERQPERSDQPIQMENPYKDPPKRCVLCGINVDYKNVQLLSQFVSPYTGSIYGRHITGLCNKKQKEITKAIKRAHVFGFMPVMFKNPQFITDPKLCNIKYPE; encoded by the exons ATGGCGGCGCAGGCTGTGGCGCCGCGGAGGCCTTGGCCGCGCCTGGTTCTCG CGAAGCTGTGGGCGCGGCCGCGCCGCCTCCACCATGAAGGGCAGCCTGAGGGGCAGCCTGAGCGGCAGCCTGAGCGCTCGGACCAG CCCATACAGATGGAGAACCCCTACAAAGACCCTCCAAAGAGATGTGTCTTATGTGGAATAAATGTGGACTACAAGAATGTGCAG CTTCTTTCCCAGTTTGTTTCTCCATATACTGGCTCCATTTATGGCAGGCATATCACAG GCTTGTGCAacaagaagcagaaggaaattaCAAAAGCCATTAAAAGAGCTCATGTATTTG GATTTATGCCAGTTATGTTTAAGAACCCACAATTTATCACAGACCCCAAGCTATGTAACATCAAGTATCCAGAGTGA